The DNA region tggattttatttatacaggatttacatgaattattgtatattgtccagatagtttgtattatgactccattgagctgattttatcatacctattgttcctcaggtgagcgatgtggcccatgggcctcttgttttctaagtaattgatataaaatataaagttagtaaatgacgaaaccattttacagctaaacaacctgaaatttttgcgaaattctgattcattctaactttatgtgatttcgttcgggatcagtttaattacaatcgggatcggttcgattttaaaatttcccatttatactttaatttaactatttggtttcaatttcttgttgaaatatgattgtacagcaattgttaaatgcgagtaacagtttatctgcagtttttatccatagatttaaaaaatatctacaatccttttttttcattttcataaatattttttttacaaaaatatttcaaagtttatctggccgtttttgatatgtacttatagataattgtattgtgcattaattgataacacatttttagctctaaaatatcttgttcgcagctaaaacgatgtttccggtttctataaaaagaatacaaaaaaattcatataaaataatcagaggccgatataggtgtcatttttgaataatcatttcTTAAAGAGAATTCttcatcgatccatcaaataatgcattggtgtgtcgagccaccttaaGTTGTTGGATTTAGAATATTACTGTAAAACTTGTAATAACATATTCAAGTCATaaaaatttatgttaacatagataagttttattaaaaaacagaTCAATGAATTACTgtgaaataattattaatatgcTGATGGCTGATGTTTAACCTCTTAATGGTGTGGGTGGTTGCATTTCTTACAGAATTACAAATATGTCTGCAGAGCATGAAAAACAGATGCTAGCTCTCCAAGAGCGCGCTAACAACTCACGTAAACAGGCCACTCACCTCCAACAGCAGCTAGCCATGATTGAGTAAGTCAAGTCCCAGGTCTTAAAGTGTCCTATAGGATTGAGTAAGTCAGGTCCAAGGTCTTAAAGTGTCCTATAGGATTAAGTAAGTCTGGTCCCAGGTCTTAAAGTGGTCCTATAGGATTGAGTTAGTCTGGTCCCAGGTCTTAAAGTGGTCCTTTAGGATTGAGTAAGTCAGGTCCCAGGTCTTAAAGTGGTCCTTTAGGATAGAGTAAGTCTGGTCCCAGGTCTTATAGTGATAATAAAGGCTTAAGTAAGTCAGGTCCAAGGTCTTAAAGTGTCCTATAGGATTAAGTAAGTCTGGTCCCAGGTCTTAAAGTGGTCCTATAGGATTGAGTTAGTCTGGTCCCAGGTCTTAAAGTGGTCCTTTAGGATTGAGTAAGTCAGGTCCCAGGTCTTAAAGTGGTCCTTTAGGGTAGAGTAAATCAGGTCCCAGGTCTTATAGTGATAATAAAGGCTTAAGTAAGTCAGGTCCCAGGTCTTAAAGTGTCCAATAGGATTGAGTAAGTCAGGTCCCAGGTCTTACTGTGTCCAATAGGATTGAGTAAGTCAGGTCCCAGGTCTTAAAGTGGTCCTATATGTTTCTGTAAGTCAAGTCCCAGGTGATTAATGGTTGTTCTTTGGTCCTTGTGGTTTTTTGGGACTACATATGTTTGAGCCACTTGTAGGCTTTAAAATAGTCCTCCATTACTGTTAACTCAGATCCTAGGTCCTAAAAGGGTCCTTTGGGTTTGATAAGTTCGGGCACTGGTCTTGGGGCCATTGAACTTAGACAAGCTCACTTTCAGTCTGTGTCTCACTTTTCAACCAGGAAATGCCTTTTGTATCTGTCAAACTTTGATCAAATGTGAGCTCATCCAAGTTTTATAGCACTGGGTCTGATAGTAAGCCTTTCAGATTCTGTAAGTTAGGTCTTGGGTTTTAAAGTAAGTGTGTTAGAATTTATGATCTTTAAGTAAGTAATGGTCATTTGGGATTCAGGAAGTTCTCATTACAGTGATCCTTTGGGATTTCATGAAGTCCTAAATGCCATTGATTCTGTAAGTCTTATATGCTATGGTCCTctggaattttaaaaatcaagttataagaacaatgatttttttttaaattgggctttgttttcttcattatagTATTCTAAAATGAATTGTGAATTTAACATGTTGTCTGTTTCTGATTTAATCTGTTCTAAGATAAATTGTGAATTTGACATGTAgtgtgtttttaaatttatttgattaataaattgtcaataaatacaaatttttgttCTCAAACGATACAAGTCATAAATTATTAGAACTTATGATATTCatattgtaaattgtaaatattataaattctAGATGGATAGATACTGTACGTTGTgtttttaggggtcagcagGATCAGCAGCTGAAACTGAGGGATGCCACGATCGTAGAGCTGGAGAGCAAGATCCGCCACCTGAAGGAGGAGCACCAGGAGGACCGCATCAAGTGGCAGGAGAAGGTCAGTCAGATCTTATCAAAGAGAATGTAGGGTGTAATATTGGGCCaacttgaaataaatgtttgtttggaattgttGCCTATTGCCTGGAGTTTTATAGATCCCGGTAGGAGGCAgggaaattattttcaatttttcaagcttaaaagtttaactaattaataattggtaaaaaataaaattctccaCATCAAAataagttctttattttttgcttataaaattttatcagcgTGGGTATTTCAATGAGGGGTACTTATAGTATGTACATTGCTGGTAAAGTTTCCTGACATTTTAAGgtaaacttgttttgaagtaCCTGTACTTGTAATTCTGAACAGAGGGAGGTGTATGAGCGGTCCCAGGAGAGCTACCAGACTGAGACACTGAAGCTGCGATCTGACCGTGACGACGCACTGAAAGAGACAGCCACGTTACAGAGCAAACTAGAGGAGTCTCAGGTAGGGGTACAGAGTAAACTAGAGGAGTCGCAGGTAAGGGGTACAGAGTAAACTAGAGGAGTCTCAGGTAAGGGTACAGAGTAAACTAGAGGAGTCTCAGGTAGGGGTACAAAGTAAACTAGAGAAGTCTCAGGTAGGGGTACAGAGTAATCTAGAGGAGTCTCAGGTAGGGGTACAGAGTAAACTAGAGGAGTCTCAGGTAGGTGTACAGAGTAAACTAGAGGAGTCTTAGGTAAGGGTTACAGAGTAAACTAGAGGAGTCTCAGGTAGGGGTACAGAGTAATCTAGAGGAGTCTCAGGTAGGGGTACAGAGTAAACTAGAGGAGTCTCAGGTCGGAGTAGAGTAAACTAGAGGAGTCTCAGATAGGGTTACAGAGTAAACTAGAGGAGTCTCAGGTAGGGGTACAGAGTAAACTAGAGGAATCTCAGGTAAGGATACAGAGTAAACTAGAAGAGTCTCAGTTAGGGGTACAGAGTAAACTAGAGGAGTCTCAGGTAAGGGTTACAGAGTAAACTAGAGGAGTCTCAGGTAGGGGTACAGAGTAAACTAGAGGAGTCTCAGGTAAGGATTACAGAATCTGTAGAGGAGTTAAATCAGAGAGTACAGGGACATAGTAGTAGAAGAAATAGACAAAaccatcaaaacaaaacttaacCTCAACAAGTCCAAGACAGGGTATTAGagataataaacaaaaaagcaaAGCTTTACCAGTGGTGCTTTGCTTGATATGGTGTAGCAGCTTCAGTTCATAGAAGTGTTTCAGTAAGAAATCTGTCATTAAGACATTAATAAATACTTACACAGTGGCTCTGTCCTTTCACAGAATGCTCTGGTGCGCTGTAAGACAGAACTAGACCTGGAGAAGCAGAAGACCGTCCATGTGTGGGAGAAGGAGACAGCCATGCAGAGCAGACAGAAGGAGCTAGAAACAAAACTGGAAGAGAAACAGAAAGACACAGAGAGACTGGAGAAAATGCTGGAACTGATAAAGAATGAGTGTAACGCCCAAGTCAGTGAAAAGGTAATGTCTTGATCTGAGAACACAGACATTACAGAATATACATGCACCCTTTGTTTCTGTGATAGATTTTAGAACTTTTGCTTGATTTTCTAAAATGCATGTTAAAAATTTGCACGTTATGAAATGCAtggtacttttttaatttttttgctttctttgttttgtgatcatataattgaaaaaaacgtttgagatatcaatattttttgtgtttttataaatttacacaGTTGATGCAAAGGGTAAGTGGGCACCAAATAGATGTCTCTTTCTTTATTTAGTCTTAACAGAGTTGTCTTCTCTTGgatttaacaaatgaaatcatCATTGACTATCACGTTAAATCACTGAATGTAGGgatccaaagaaaaaaaatatgcaataaaaaACATCACTCACATTGTTTAAGGGGAAGACAATATTTTCACAGAAATCAATCACTTCACACACTATACACAATATGAGTGTTGATCTCAGCACCTATTGTCTTTCATGGTTGTGTGTTTCATTCTATCAGGAGTTTGTGAATCATTGGAGAGTGCTTAGCTGACTTGACTTGATGTGTTTTGTACAAAGGATATACTGTAGATTATCAGGAGcttgtacatgtagatttcTACTATTACTAGCTTTCTTTAGTTCTTGTAAATTTGTAAAACTCAATAGTCTTTTCTCTACAATAGAAAATGCTTATACTTAATGTATTGTTTTTGACACCATTGTTCAGCCTGGTAATTgctatcaataaaatatatgcagATATCAACAGCAGAGAGAATGGAAAGAGAGCGGCACCTGGATCAGATCAGCAGCTTGACATCTCAACTCAGCTCGCTCACCGAGAAATCCAACAGAGTGTCACTTGAACTTGATCTTGCAAGATCAGAAGCAAATAATCTCAAACAACAACTCAGGGACACCGCTGACAAGCTGGACTCGACTCGCATTCAGTTTGAGGCGGTGGAGGCAGAGAAGAAACATGTGGCGAACATGTTGAGTGACAAGAAGGCGGACATGGAGCGAGTGACACAGGAGAGGGACTACTACAATGGTCTCCTAGAGCAGAGGAACCAGGAGATCGCAAACCTGAAGGGACAGAAAGAGAAACTGACCATACAGCTGGAGGAGAAGGAGAAAAACCTCAAGGTTCTCGGGGACCAATCCTCTAAGATTGTGGACCTTGTAGACAACAACACACGCAGCAATGAGATTCTTAGAGAGGAAAAGGACCGTCTAATGACCATGCTCAATGAGAGGACAGTGGCTCTGGAGGAACTGAAGACATCCCGGGAAACAATGTCAAAGAAAATGAAGATTCGGGAGAAAAGAATCAAAGAGCTGGAGGGTGAAAAGCAGAAGTATGAGGAGGAGGCTGCACTTCGCCAGGAAGAGATGATGATTGTACATCAGGAGAAGGAGAGTTTGTTCTCAGAGCTGAAGGAGAGTCGATACGAAGTGTCCTTGCTGACTGAACAAAAGGACGCAGTCAAAAGAGAGTTGGAGAAGGAAATAGACAGTCAGGCCAAGGAAATCAGCAAGCTACAGGCCAAGGTCAAAGGTAAGccagaggtcaaggtcacattTTAAAAGATAGGTCTATATTTATGGTATTGTAAACTATGTGATAACTTGTTTGGGTCACATTTTGTAACCATAACTTGTTTTACTTAAGCTGCGGATCAGGAAGTCCGTTTGGCTCAACGAACACTTCGTACCAGAGACTCTGCAGATCACCAAGGTATGTGCAGTCAATAAAAAGAATCAAAGACTTGTAGCTATTGTATCTCATCATCTGTATGTCTGTTTTTGTGATGAATTATCTGTGTCTGTCCACAGCTGTAAAGGTAGCAGATAAAATGCAGAAGGAGGTGACGTTGAAGAGGAACGAGATTGATTCCCTGAAGACAAAGATGAGGTGGTACGAGGACAAACTGGATTCTCTCTCAAGGGTAGGTCACTGGTCTTAGCTGGAGATTTATTATCAATGATCGTAAAGGAGTTAAAATATCTGGTAGCCAAACTTATCAAGTTGTATGTATTGAATTTAGTAGTTATATTTTCTTatccaatttttaaaagtttttttttcttgtgtttgaatttcttttttcttttacgAATCTGTAAATGACAGGAGAGAAACAGCCTGGAGCATGATAAAGATAGACTCAAGACATCCCTCAACAAGTCACTGACTCACAGTCAACAGCTCTCGGCCGAGCTCGAGCTATCTCAGAACAAGGTCATGGATCTCAAAAGTCAAATCAGCCGACTTGAGACAGCTCTAGAAAAAGTAAGTCAACTTCATTTGGTTTTAGATCAGCAAAAAACTTCAGTACATTTTATGTCTGATTATGTATTGTATGTTGCTTCAAAAAGGTAAAACTCTCTATAAATGCATGTGTGTCAATTTCTCACTAGTCCCTAAAGAGAAACAAGTTAAGAAAGGCTGCTGAGAAGTTGGGGAAGCCCCAGGTTTGTAGGGTTACCTCCCTTGTGGTGTACTGCCTGGTGTGGTCCCCTGTAACTGTCTGGTAGTGATCGGTGGTGCTTGGTTCTAGGTGGCACTCCAATAACTGATGCATTAATACAGCCCTTTGTTATTCTCCCATAATGTCAACAGTCTCTAACCTTTACTGAATGGATTTCTGTTAGAATGGGAACCATTTCTAGATCGTAATTCAGCATGGTGATTGTTGCACTTGGAAATAGTTAAACTGTATTGttgttgtttgtatttttaagtAGCCTTGGTAGAATTGCtagtaaaaaaaactaaataggTGCAAGAACTTCATAATTTCTTCCATAGCCATCCAGTTGTGCTGTAATTATAAATGTTAATCAATTTCAGTCAACGACAAAGAACGCCATGTGTCAGGCGGAGCTGGAACAGTATCAGCAGGACGTGGCTCGACTCAAACTACGACACCAACTCGACCTACAGGTCAGAGCCTATGTCTGTTCATAGATTAGTCTATTATATGTAGTATTGTAACCTGCATTAAATCAGTGAAATCTGTGAAGTACAATGTATAACCAATTTTATTCTTCTGCTATAAAAGTTTGAGACATTTCTTGCAAAGTTTGGAGATTTTTGCCTGTGCACTTTAGTGCCGATTTCTTAAAGTTTCTACATGTAGTATTACATAAGTTGTCATTATTTAATTCAGTTTATCGAAATATCTGTGTTGGCATAGAGTCAATtgaaatcaaatgacagacaaaaAAATACTATAACAGGGGAGATTACCCTTGGACTTTTAAAGTACGGTATTGGTTTTTCTTTCAGATAATGTTGGCTTTTGTATGCAGCTCACTGATAACGTTAAAGTcaattttgtatcatttaaatttcatgtagTTTTACCTATCATTAAAactaatatttttgttgtaataTTATAGGAAGCAATACAGAGGTCTCTACCCAACAAAGCACAGGAATATGAGAGCCCGGCTCTATTCTCTGCTGCTTTTCCTGGACAGCATCACATGACCTCCGCCCTGGGCAGTCGTCCAGCTAGTGGAAGCTCAGAGAGGAGGTTCCCATCAAAGGATTTCTCTACAGAATCATTGCCTACAAGGGTGGGTCATCTATGTCAAGGTCAAGGTTAATCTaattctctctttttttccactccttt from Crassostrea angulata isolate pt1a10 chromosome 7, ASM2561291v2, whole genome shotgun sequence includes:
- the LOC128191745 gene encoding coiled-coil domain-containing protein 158-like isoform X3, translating into MASGGSSFIATPVALSAGHSSPGRAMKSAGMKKSSATELLDQIRQLEVEGQKLRHSNLINLGVSSFNGLETSSDPGQYTPVSRPVITPTSPATLSALMDISNEQKTISDLRTQLDAQRKETERLQQQLVGDFSSAQRSSGSMHSGLPSSPSKTGFSTLPSTELFSARRAHYDYSGPPSHLEKSLKDSQEQVADLRRRLQEANELSEQQKRQFRSNIEELKSKLQETEINRDAVLDLRQKESSNQEMMLNKFQMSIQQLQEKVRGQEEALQEANRRLESTNREKYLIDTALNQIRLLLVDVERKRGKPYFESDPVSKQVPGMLVHTFERFVQEMNSDSDQKKSRISELENEVKSLKQNISQDKESLIKEQQEKEMGIFGVFRKITNMSAEHEKQMLALQERANNSRKQATHLQQQLAMIEGQQDQQLKLRDATIVELESKIRHLKEEHQEDRIKWQEKREVYERSQESYQTETLKLRSDRDDALKETATLQSKLEESQNALVRCKTELDLEKQKTVHVWEKETAMQSRQKELETKLEEKQKDTERLEKMLELIKNECNAQVSEKLMQRISTAERMERERHLDQISSLTSQLSSLTEKSNRVSLELDLARSEANNLKQQLRDTADKLDSTRIQFEAVEAEKKHVANMLSDKKADMERVTQERDYYNGLLEQRNQEIANLKGQKEKLTIQLEEKEKNLKVLGDQSSKIVDLVDNNTRSNEILREEKDRLMTMLNERTVALEELKTSRETMSKKMKIREKRIKELEGEKQKYEEEAALRQEEMMIVHQEKESLFSELKESRYEVSLLTEQKDAVKRELEKEIDSQAKEISKLQAKVKAADQEVRLAQRTLRTRDSADHQAVKVADKMQKEVTLKRNEIDSLKTKMRWYEDKLDSLSRERNSLEHDKDRLKTSLNKSLTHSQQLSAELELSQNKVMDLKSQISRLETALEKSLKRNKLRKAAEKLGKPQSTTKNAMCQAELEQYQQDVARLKLRHQLDLQEAIQRSLPNKAQEYESPALFSAAFPGQHHMTSALGSRPASGSSERRFPSKDFSTESLPTRDTDEYKYVGSELKHLVDQMKTLMSERKQKQAEKASHHRRSRSNQNGYNSSESLSDTEYHSDVELERSYLRSRSREKSDNKEYSGYSSLRENRSRSLSPHHAHRRSFSNDTSNLLRSGNDCYSTRNGRSEEIHPSGTRDSYSTEPTDVSKEDTQNSLSLQDSTDPSLGAGHNQEEGTGRGIPLPPPTEANNTEDLCRRLEQKIESLTKMGGSLQKENKEMADLMKVQGKKIKKVKESSKKVKKVTR
- the LOC128191745 gene encoding coiled-coil domain-containing protein 158-like isoform X5 — its product is MASGGSSFIATPVALSAGHSSPGRAMKSAGMKKSSATELLDQIRQLEVEGQKLRHSNLINLGVSSFNGLETSSDPGQYTPVSRPVITPTSPATLSALMDISNEQKTISDLRTQLDAQRKETERLQQQLVGDFSSAQRSSGSMHSGLPSSPSKTGFSTLPSTELFSARRAHYDYSGPPSHLEKSLKDSQEQVADLRRRLQEANELSEQQKRQFRSNIEELKSKLQETEINRDAVLDLRQGHPYYIFGQKESSNQEMMLNKFQMSIQQLQEKVRGQEEALQEANRRLESTNREKYLIDTALNQIRLLLVDVERKRGKPYFESDPVSKQVPGMLVHTFERFVQEMNSDSDQKKSRISELENEVKSLKQNISQDKESLIKEQQEKEMGIFGVFRKITNMSAEHEKQMLALQERANNSRKQATHLQQQLAMIEGQQDQQLKLRDATIVELESKIRHLKEEHQEDRIKWQEKREVYERSQESYQTETLKLRSDRDDALKETATLQSKLEESQNALVRCKTELDLEKQKTVHVWEKETAMQSRQKELETKLEEKQKDTERLEKMLELIKNECNAQVSEKLMQRISTAERMERERHLDQISSLTSQLSSLTEKSNRVSLELDLARSEANNLKQQLRDTADKLDSTRIQFEAVEAEKKHVANMLSDKKADMERVTQERDYYNGLLEQRNQEIANLKGQKEKLTIQLEEKEKNLKVLGDQSSKIVDLVDNNTRSNEILREEKDRLMTMLNERTVALEELKTSRETMSKKMKIREKRIKELEGEKQKYEEEAALRQEEMMIVHQEKESLFSELKESRYEVSLLTEQKDAVKRELEKEIDSQAKEISKLQAKVKAADQEVRLAQRTLRTRDSADHQAVKVADKMQKEVTLKRNEIDSLKTKMRWYEDKLDSLSRERNSLEHDKDRLKTSLNKSLTHSQQLSAELELSQNKVMDLKSQISRLETALEKSTTKNAMCQAELEQYQQDVARLKLRHQLDLQEAIQRSLPNKAQEYESPALFSAAFPGQHHMTSALGSRPASGSSERRFPSKDFSTESLPTRDTDEYKYVGSELKHLVDQMKTLMSERKQKQAEKASHHRRSRSNQNGYNSSESLSDTEYHSDVELERSYLRSRSREKSDNKEYSGYSSLRENRSRSLSPHHAHRRSFSNDTSNLLRSGNDCYSTRNGRSEEIHPSGTRDSYSTEPTDVSKEDTQNSLSLQDSTDPSLGAGHNQEEGTGRGIPLPPPTEANNTEDLCRRLEQKIESLTKMGGSLQKENKEMADLMKVQGKKIKKVKESSKKVKKVTR
- the LOC128191745 gene encoding coiled-coil domain-containing protein 158-like isoform X8; its protein translation is MASGGSSFIATPVALSAGHSSPGRAMKSAGMKKSSATELLDQIRQLEVEGQKLRHSNLINLGVSSFNGLETSSDPGQYTPVSRPVITPTSPATLSALMDISNEQKTISDLRTQLDAQRKETERLQQQLVGDFSSAQRSSGSMHSGLPSSPSKTGFSTLPSTELFSARRAHYDYSGPPSHLEKSLKDSQEQVADLRRRLQEANELSEQQKRQFRSNIEELKSKLQETEINRDAVLDLRQGHPYYIFGQKESSNQEMMLNKFQMSIQQLQEKVRGQEEALQEANRRLESTNREKYLIDTALNQIRLLLVDVERKRGKPYFESDPVSKQVPGMLVHTFERFVQEMNSDSDQKKSRISELENEVKSLKQNISQDKESLIKEQQEKEMGIFGVFRKGQQDQQLKLRDATIVELESKIRHLKEEHQEDRIKWQEKREVYERSQESYQTETLKLRSDRDDALKETATLQSKLEESQNALVRCKTELDLEKQKTVHVWEKETAMQSRQKELETKLEEKQKDTERLEKMLELIKNECNAQVSEKLMQRISTAERMERERHLDQISSLTSQLSSLTEKSNRVSLELDLARSEANNLKQQLRDTADKLDSTRIQFEAVEAEKKHVANMLSDKKADMERVTQERDYYNGLLEQRNQEIANLKGQKEKLTIQLEEKEKNLKVLGDQSSKIVDLVDNNTRSNEILREEKDRLMTMLNERTVALEELKTSRETMSKKMKIREKRIKELEGEKQKYEEEAALRQEEMMIVHQEKESLFSELKESRYEVSLLTEQKDAVKRELEKEIDSQAKEISKLQAKVKAADQEVRLAQRTLRTRDSADHQAVKVADKMQKEVTLKRNEIDSLKTKMRWYEDKLDSLSRERNSLEHDKDRLKTSLNKSLTHSQQLSAELELSQNKVMDLKSQISRLETALEKSLKRNKLRKAAEKLGKPQSTTKNAMCQAELEQYQQDVARLKLRHQLDLQEAIQRSLPNKAQEYESPALFSAAFPGQHHMTSALGSRPASGSSERRFPSKDFSTESLPTRDTDEYKYVGSELKHLVDQMKTLMSERKQKQAEKASHHRRSRSNQNGYNSSESLSDTEYHSDVELERSYLRSRSREKSDNKEYSGYSSLRENRSRSLSPHHAHRRSFSNDTSNLLRSGNDCYSTRNGRSEEIHPSGTRDSYSTEPTDVSKEDTQNSLSLQDSTDPSLGAGHNQEEGTGRGIPLPPPTEANNTEDLCRRLEQKIESLTKMGGSLQKENKEMADLMKVQGKKIKKVKESSKKVKKVTR
- the LOC128191745 gene encoding coiled-coil domain-containing protein 158-like isoform X9 encodes the protein MASGGSSFIATPVALSAGHSSPGRAMKSAGMKKSSATELLDQIRQLEVEGQKLRHSNLINLGVSSFNGLETSSDPGQYTPVSRPVITPTSPATLSALMDISNEQKTISDLRTQLDAQRKETERLQQQLVGDFSSAQRSSGSMHSGLPSSPSKTGFSTLPSTELFSARRAHYDYSGPPSHLEKSLKDSQEQVADLRRRLQEANELSEQQKRQFRSNIEELKSKLQETEINRDAVLDLRQGHPYYIFGQKESSNQEMMLNKFQMSIQQLQEKVRGQEEALQEANRRLESTNREKYLIDTALNQIRLLLVDVERKRGKPYFESDPVSKQVPGMLVHTFERFVQEMNSDSDQKKSRISELENEVKSLKQNISQDKESLIKEQQEKGQQDQQLKLRDATIVELESKIRHLKEEHQEDRIKWQEKREVYERSQESYQTETLKLRSDRDDALKETATLQSKLEESQNALVRCKTELDLEKQKTVHVWEKETAMQSRQKELETKLEEKQKDTERLEKMLELIKNECNAQVSEKLMQRISTAERMERERHLDQISSLTSQLSSLTEKSNRVSLELDLARSEANNLKQQLRDTADKLDSTRIQFEAVEAEKKHVANMLSDKKADMERVTQERDYYNGLLEQRNQEIANLKGQKEKLTIQLEEKEKNLKVLGDQSSKIVDLVDNNTRSNEILREEKDRLMTMLNERTVALEELKTSRETMSKKMKIREKRIKELEGEKQKYEEEAALRQEEMMIVHQEKESLFSELKESRYEVSLLTEQKDAVKRELEKEIDSQAKEISKLQAKVKAADQEVRLAQRTLRTRDSADHQAVKVADKMQKEVTLKRNEIDSLKTKMRWYEDKLDSLSRERNSLEHDKDRLKTSLNKSLTHSQQLSAELELSQNKVMDLKSQISRLETALEKSLKRNKLRKAAEKLGKPQSTTKNAMCQAELEQYQQDVARLKLRHQLDLQEAIQRSLPNKAQEYESPALFSAAFPGQHHMTSALGSRPASGSSERRFPSKDFSTESLPTRDTDEYKYVGSELKHLVDQMKTLMSERKQKQAEKASHHRRSRSNQNGYNSSESLSDTEYHSDVELERSYLRSRSREKSDNKEYSGYSSLRENRSRSLSPHHAHRRSFSNDTSNLLRSGNDCYSTRNGRSEEIHPSGTRDSYSTEPTDVSKEDTQNSLSLQDSTDPSLGAGHNQEEGTGRGIPLPPPTEANNTEDLCRRLEQKIESLTKMGGSLQKENKEMADLMKVQGKKIKKVKESSKKVKKVTR